ATCAGCTCTCCACAGCTGATCGGCTTTGTGCAGAGCTTATTGGCTTTACACAATGCAGTTGGCCATTTTTCGAAATCTAACACCGTTTTACATGTATTTTCTATCTAAAACACTAAAAATTGGTAAAAAGAAGTTTCTAAAaggtatttatgataattattagaatttctaaatattttaggGAGAGAGGTTCCTCAAGGTATTCTTAAGCTACACCAATACATCGATATATACAGAGAGATTAGAAACTAAGAAAAGAACTCTAAATTGAGAAACCCATTTAGAACGAtagaagtttttttttttgaaatccCAAAGCAGAACTAGATTCTCAATCAATATTCGATTCCACAACCTCTTCATCTCCAAAGACTCGAAGATCAACATCCAACGGTGACAACTTTAAGATTCCCTAAATACAACGCCATTAGCATCCTCATTTTTACAAActgattcttttattttatgtattagaaacatgattatgttttcttgttttattgatttttatatgttttaaatgATTAGAATAAGCTTTCTTGTGAATTAACATGCTTTAggaattgaatatgataatatgaactTGCTGGgaattaaatctaataataagaatatgcAAGGTTTTGGATCtattaatatgtttatttcaaGCTTTTAGATCTAATTAGTCAAATGACTAAGATCACATGCTAAGATTAGTAATCTCTTCAtgttttttaagttaaaattgattttagggTTCTATGATCgaaatctgaaattttttcCATTCTTATATACTGTTTGTCTTATTTTCTTAGGATTTTCACTAATTCTATGTTTTTGTGCTTTCTATTTAGTGTCatacatttttaattgatCTCTTGTTTCATATGCATGTGGAGTTAGCTCTAGGGCGATCgaattaagaaaaaactataaaaaacgTCAACCAAAGCCCTAAAGTCGATCGGCTCTTCACCCTTAGTCGATCGGTTGTATATCTTCCAACCTTgatttctccaaaatttttgatgtatttttgaGATGTTTATGTACTATACATAGTTTTAGGTGTTTTCTTTCCAACTTTCTTAGTTATAGGCggattgtaatagctagatttactttctgcactttatttttatttttatttttaatgaatgCTAAATACATGTTGTAtgattgtctaattaaaatcGGACAATATAGACAGTAGGCTTTAAAATTGGACCTATCCATTAGGTAAATTAACGGTAATTAGGcttaaactctaaaatcaacATAGACCTAGTGGGCTCTGCCATATTTTAGTTAGGTTAATTAgaccatattagatttaagatcactTAATTGGGGcttttcataaaaagtagtccattaggcttaAAAGTTGGAAATCGAAGCACAAtttataattgggctagatTATCAAggccttgtacataattaactagtaaattagattaataactttGAGTATGGGATAGGCTTAaaaaaatgggctagacttaggtagACCTCACATGCTGTAATGCTtgatatatagaaatataactgtttgcatttatagagaagagcatattaaacaataaaattagaaataaagatACGCAAATAGGAAAGTTGGCTTttagatccatctctagatttatAGCGTaaagcttccttatagaatcAAGAAACGCCACTCATTATTAAAAGTGTCCCGATGGATTACCTAGGTGGCGACTCTCATCTCCAcgctagtctctatgactcgttagcatgttcccaattaggttgaaaattCTTACAGTATGGTAgtcactaaagacacttgggtgcatgCTCAAGACCATCGCCCACAACGGGTTATAGTTTTTCAAATCTACCTTTCGTGCTGTGGCTTCAAGGCCGTGAAGGATTCTTCCCACCCGTGAAACTAGATTTATAAAGGTTGTTAAAATGGCTATATTTGCATTCAATGAGGGTACAACATCTTTATTTCACCTAGAACTATTTAAACTTCATTTCTATTTGTTATACATCAAGCAAGATTATTTTGAGCCCCCATTGTGTATTTACTCTCAACAGCCTGAAATCATCTTTTTCATCTTGTATTAGAGATTCAAGTATGATTTTGAGCCTTTCGGCAGTTGAGCATTTAATTCTTGTATTCAAAGCTCAAAAGGGGTAGATTGAGTGTTTGGGTAAAGGATTAAAAGCTCATGTATCTAAGATTGAAAAGTTTAGAGTGGTTTAAAGTGTAAGCCTAGGAAAATACTTGGGTTAGAGTGCGAGCCTTTGGAAAAACACTTGGGTTTATTCTTAGCCTTGTAAAAGAACTCAAATAGAGTTAGGttgtaattctatttaataGTGAAAATCTCAAGAGGATTCTTGAGGAGTAGAAGTAGGCAAGTATTGGCTGAATCACTATAAAATCCTTATGTTGTGAGATTGAGCTTGATCTTCTTCTTGCTTGATTCCCACCCCACCCCCCCTCTTGGTTGTCTCTAGAATTACATAACAAATTTTGACATTCTAGGTTAGTGAACTTTGTGCCATTGTCAGTTCTGATGGCCCTCacttttttatgaaattgacTATTAACCATTGTGAAGAACACTTCAAGTGTCTTTGCAACTTGACTTTTATGAATCAGTAAGAAGGCCCAAATGGATCTATTATAATCATCTACTAAAGTCAACATAAAGGAGTTCCACTAATTGAGTATTATCTATAAGGACCCCATTGGTCGATATGCAATAGTTGGAAGGTGGTTTCATAATGAATTTGGCtgattagaaattttaatctAGTTTTTTTAGCCATATGACACACTTCTCATTGTTGAAAAGGGTCTATGCTCTTATCAAACTATAGTTTTTGTAGAAAATCTAAATGTTTTAAAGCTTGAAAGGATGGATGGCCAAGCTTATTGTGCCaatctaaaattgaaattctaaaGGCTTTATTTAAGTAATTAGATTCAATACAATAGTCAATGCAATTTGTTGGTCTAGGTTGACCCAACAACTCATTACAATTTCTCACTTTTTTGCTAAACATATAAGATTTATCTAACAAATATAGCCTGCCTACTAGCTTACCAACCgctaatatttctttattcttgtGGGCGATGGTTTCGGGCGCGCACCCAAATGTCTCAAGCAACTACGAtactgcaaggcttttcaacttAATTAGGAATACGTTAACTAGTCACTGAGACTAGCACGAAGAAAGGGAGTCGCCACCCAAGTAATTCTCTAGGACATTTTTACTAGATTCTATAAGTAAGCTTCGCCACATCTAGAGAAGGATTTAGAAgtcaactttcttatttgtgtatcattatttttaattttattatttaacgatCTATTCTCTATAAATACAACATAATAATTCTACACATCAAGCACTATAGCATGTGAAGTCCATCTAAgtctagcctattttagttaggtccaattcttatttatattgttaacATATATTAACTACTGAATTATGCATGAGTAagcccacctagtctagcccaattacaagttatacTTTAATTACCAAGTTCTTACCCTAAATGGACTAACAATTGCATGCCAAAGCCCAATTcagttattttattctaaatgaGCTTATTCAGTTAGTTTAGATATGGCAAAGCCTCCTAAGTCTAAATGGGTTTTAATTTTGGCCTAGTTTTTACCAATATGTTAAACTAATCGACtacaaatttcattttaaagccCAAGTTTTAGAGCCCAAGTCTAGATgtccaattttattattaatcataCAATAAGTATTTGTCCTCCATCCACCAaacataaagcaaaataaagaaaagtagtaaaattaattattacaaccctTCCTACAactattgaaattaaaaaacaactaaaataaatcaGAAATTGGCAAAAGTCACTAAAGGGGCTTCAAGTTCGCGAAATAAGGCTACTTTAGGACGAATAACGATTCGGCTATGTATATAGTCAATCGGCTCTAGGCTTCTGTCTAAGTCGATTTGGTTCAATTTTGGTGCTCTAATTTCGAAACTTTAGTAGTACATgcataaaacatgtaaaacGTTATTAGTACACATGCACGCAACCTGTATGTCATCAATTGTCACCTGAGGGTCTATGCAAAGGCGAATGGCTCCGTGTACAGTCAATTTGGGTGTATGAAGAGTCGATTGCCTCTATGGTGGAAAACTTTGAATAATTGTACAAATTGGCCCCTAAACTTTTAGAATTTGCAATTTCACCCcctaaacttaattttttctatcaatttagtccaaattgatttcaaaaatgatttttggttcaattattCACAATCCTAATTGGGATGTGACCATCCTCAATCTCTCGaaacttaagaaaaatagtaaattttattattaggtTTTCTGTAATTCTCTTAATATCTAAATTCATGAAACGGGTACTGACAATTCTACAAGTCTTGCAATAGAAAAAATGTTAGGTAAGAAGTAAATTTGATCTTTGCTGATTGAGCTAGCTTAAGGACGGAGTAAAGCTTAAAACTAAAACTTGGGATGTGTAAACCAGCAATTAGAATCAATCTTTGATTCAATTCTATATTTCCTATGTGTTTGACAGGTTTTGTTGACCCATTTGGTAGGTAGACTGGTGTAAAAATAGTTGCTAGCTTGGGTTTTATCATCAAGTTTATATCATTGCACATGTGATTATTTGCTCCTGCATCCAATATCCAGGTGCCAGGTTTCAAATTATCAGGCACAACAAAGGCAAAATGGTCAAGATTTATACCAGCAAAATCCTTAAGTGTGAAAAGCTCACTTGATTAGTGTTGTTATCAATGGGCATCTTTCCTTTCAGTATCTTCATCACTTCCTACTGCACCAAAGAGGCAATATTTGCTAGCTGTAAGATCTCTTTTCCTTCGTCTAGATTGAGTGGTGTCTCTGCCAAGTTAGTTGTGTTCCTTTTCTCCTATAGATTATCCTCTATGCtccttcaaattttttatgaatatgaatatgCATGCAGCTTAAAACAAGTTTTCGGTATATGTCCATCCATGCTAGGAATAGTAATGGGGCGGGTTTGGCCTTTCCTATCCCCGCCCTATCAAGGACCAGGGCACATACAGGGTAGAAAAGTTTTTGTAAAGTGGGATCGAGTCggattctatatttattttatatatttttatgctaaaaatatattcttattaattttttaaatttatttatttaatattttaactattattaaatataattgaaggaataaattttagatttaaacaatattttagtatattttttaaaaattatatttatttacttaaattataaattatacatatatatatataaatatttcggGTATAGTTAGAGACGGGTTACGGGATGGGAATGAAACTGAATGGCTTAAACCCATTCCCGCCCCATCCGTAGTAGTGGGGCAGGTATTCTCTGCCCCGTTTAGGTCGGGTTACGGTTACGTTATCGGGAAAATTTCCATATCTAATCCATGCCACAAAAATCACAATGCATTGCTTCCTCCTCTTGGCCATTGTATCTCTTGTAATTGTTTTTCCTAGGTTCTTGTCCATCTCTGTTGGACCCGTTTCTTCCAGACCAGCTTCCTCTTCCTGCTCCTCCCTTTCCTGTTGTCTTAAAGTTCTGAGCTCTAATCATCATAGCCACAATCTCATCAGTTTTAGGAAAAATAGTAGGAACTTCCCTCTGTTTTTCCACTCTGAATACCATAGAATAAGCTATATTAGCTGAAGGAAACGGATCCATTTCTAATACctgatttctcatattgtcaGATGAGTCATTCAAACCCATTAAAAACTGCATCAATCTATTAAAAGATGTTATATCAGCTACCCCTTTGGCTGCGCCACAAGTGCAGATTGGTATTGGCATGAGACAAACAAGCTCATTCCACAGCTTATTCATTTTTGTGCAATATTTTTCCACTTCCATTGCGCCTGAGTTGTGCTACTTATTTCTCTTTGAATTGATATAACATAGGCCCATTATATTCATCATCATGCTCCTCTAGTTCTGTCCACAGCTCCTTGGTTGTTGTAGTATAAAGAAATGCATCAAAAATATCTTTTGAAATAGAGTTCAAGATTCAGCTTCTGCTAGTACTAACGGttagaaaagaacaaagaatatGCAAACTAGCTAAAATTCAAAAGACAGAAAATATATACCGCAATATGCAGCAATACATTCTtcaaatatttctttaatcaCCTTggcaaacaagaaaaatcaagTTCGCCAAGTGGCAGTGGCTGCTTTGACTATATAGATTATAGAGTACGGTGGTCCTTTTCAGGTTTCAGAGTCCAATTAAAACTTGCCAACTAGTGCAATGAGTTTGTCTTTAATAAAGGTGATTGAGATTCCTTACTTGTACGAAAATGCTTGCTGACCAAGGGTTATCAAACTACTAAAATCGATCAGAAAAGAAGTTTGTGTTGTTTGCacataaaataactaattcataatacaataataacaattataatGATGAACAAATATGTCTGATTTTATCTAGGAAGGTACTACAAACtactataataaaatcttttattaattaattcagaTTCCACTCCTTCCTATAAAGCATAATTcaaatcaactaattttaaatattaaatttattgatagaTATTAATGAaggtaattaaaattaaattaagggtTTAATTTAGATTAGgatctatttaattaaattgtgcTAGTCAATGTATACAATTGTGACCGAGagtattcattttttttttattgaatttccAACGAAACTACACATACTGATAGTGACAACTTTTATGACATAAAAGTAATAAGTCTTCGTCAATATTTTTAGATGATGAATGGAGAGACTCGCAATACATACCaaacaacttttaatttttcacaATACATTTTCTACAACttctataaaaagaaagaagggtATGGTGATATGGAATAATAATCCATTTATTgctttagaaaaaataattaaaagatccAATTAATAACATACCAatcacaaataaaaaagaaaacaaaattatacaaCTACATACATTCTGAAGAACCAATCATTCATCAAATTTGATATTCCTCCTTTTCTGTGCTGTGGTATTTGGTGTGTTTGCCAGCCATTTAAAGTGCAAGTGTTGAAGACCATTTGGAAGAAAGTAATCGACTTGGCTATAACCTTGACATATAAGAGTTCATGGGGAAGTAAGAAACTATTATTGGAGCACTTGATGATCTTGATTTGCTTCTGGGCTTCTCGTTATTAGACACTTTCATGCTGCTGCCGCTACAGGCTTCTGCATCATCTGAAACTCTTGAAGACGATGAAGGAACAAAGCAACTTAAAATGGCAGAGAAAAGAACCATTTTCTTGaagttcttttccttttctttttcacttgtAATCTAAAATACTTAGTGCCTCCTCTTTCAAGCTAAAGAAGTAGGAAAATGGAAAGTTTTCAGGTTGTCCTGTTAATGTGACACTACCAGTCTATTTATAGAGAGAGACCTGAGACATGGGGAAACTTCTTTGTTAGGTTGATCATTATCTTGAGGTGCAAGGAAAggaaaaattcaattttataaaaaagactGCCAGCTTTGACCAATGTAACTCataatagttaaaataatattataaattatcactaaattttatattttggtttaatataatcttaaaatttttatttatttcttttcaatcattcaactttataactcaattttataatataatttactcACTTTATCATTCAATTTTATGGTATAATTTACTCACTTTATCATTGAGAAGTtgatatatcatttttttaattattttatttttagactatttttatcacatatcaatcttttatttataaagtgACTACATCGAGAtgtaattaaaatcaaataattaatttagaataaattaagattttatgattaaaataaaattaaatataaaatttaattactatttatacataaaaagaCTAAGGAAAATAGAAAGGTGATTTAATGGATTGAGATGAGAGTGATATGGATAGAAAATCCAAGGCAAATCGAGTTTCCTGGAGATGTCATCAcacttattatttaatatgaaaattatgtAGATACATTATTATATGTGGATGTTATGTATCATGTACAAACATTTTCTGTAACCATAAAATGTAACTTTCAATGAACATCGATTTAGTCCAAGTAGTGGCGTGGAAGACCAgatatggttttcttttttcttttttcaaagtAAGTTTGTTTTTTATGGAGCATAATTATTCAGTGTTCTGACTTAAGCTCCTAGATAGTTTTAATAAAGGGTTTatgtgaattaaaattaagggTCTGAATCGagattaaaaaggaaaaataataaaaatatttatattttttattcttttatcaaaaatactgtattattatataaaatattaaatttacggtttttaattcttagaaaaaaaatattttagttattttttagtttttctttagtAGTTACAACcaactaaaaaataactaaagaaataatcaaaaaataattacaccatatttttaaaaaagttaaaaaataatatatttaaaaaaaactatacagtaaaaatgaattttttattgattttaagatatttttcaaaaatttctattaaaaaataaaattaacagttacagaaataataataataataataatatgtaaatgagtaaatttaattaatataaatattttataagaaattaacatgaaaattatttattagtgaattaagaatgttaaaataataaattacaaaataaaaaataaaaaatgtaatttttttgctTAACTTTTTTTAACCTAAGAACAAGGGAAttgaaagaggaaaaaaaaagtagtatagGGAGGTTAATCAAACACCTTAATAAAAGTTTCTTTCAATTAAACAAGCAAAACAAAAGCTAAATATTAACcccttaaatattaattttctttaatccctcaatcaaagatatataaagaactttaaaaaaaaaaaggttttcttatgaagaataataaataacattttcattaatacccactaataaaaaattaaaattgaagagTTTTGAAATCTGACATCGaggaaattaaattcaatgaaattgatttttattgaaatattgAGATAGCCAAACCAAACAAtcatagaaattataaagaaaaattgtggAGTTACCTTTAAGCTAAAGTAATCCTAAATTGATAACTACACAAATAAAAGgcatatttttttgtaaaaactaaaatatctttttaaataaactttaaaaaaaatatataatttaattatttttaactaaaatatctAATGCGGGTGTGGGGCCTTCACTTCCTTGACAACTCCTCGAGTTTACACCTATATATTTTGGATGGCCTCAACACAAAGAAGCATAAGGAAGTCTTAACATGCTTATCACAAATTTACAATTTAAACCTATTTACCAATAGGGGTCgaagaattaaatttgataattcggttcaaatatttaataactatATACAATTATCAAAAGGCTCATCAAAATTGAGTAGACATATAGTAAGATTTATATGATGACATGACCATAAACTATTTATTTGATGATTCCAAAAGACACGCGTGATCAGTTCAAAAATAACGGATtcaaatatctaaaaaatcGCAGCAACTCAATCTAACAAGATTACAATATAATATCTCAAGAAATTAACTACAAATTTTGACAATAATCTGCAATAAACAACAGAATGAGAGAACAAAAAGCTTCTTCAACTAACattcatcaaattcaaatatgaaaatagaTAATATAATCTCATCTATtcatctcttttattttttaatgcgTTAAAATCCTtcaaaacatgtatattatatgatttacTTAACTACTTATATGTAGAATAAGatgattaaagatttaaagtTCTCAGATCTAAAAATAagtaagtaataaaaaattatctgcGGAAAACCcagaaaatttatatataacaaGTATACTAAGATATACTATAAGTAtatcttttgaaattttacaaaaatagatTCAAACTCATGTGTTATTGATATATATCCTATAAATACTTGTATTGAGTATCatattaacataaataaaataaatcaatcaataatagattatataaaatagtttaaaataatatataaaataaattttaaaagttatagtgaagataatataataagtatacaaaagtatgtaataaatatatattacaagaaaaaataatatacagtAAAAAGTATAACatgaatatatagaaatattataaaattgaagaaacttaatatttaaattatttctgtTTTATATATGTTGTTGTACAAATTTGTATATTGTGAATTAATGATTATATGCATGTAtcaaatatgtatatatttacaataagtatataaaacatatttaaaagtGGAAAAAGGCTCAAATTTGCCCCTAACGTATAACAACAGGTGCGAATTGGCCCTCCAAGTTTTTTTTTAGTCAGTTGCACACAATATCTCGCCAAACGGAGTTCTTAAGCCCCTCTTTAGAACGGAGCTGAAGAACGTTaagttcaaaatatataacCATTACTAGGACCCACATTTAAGGAAGCAACTTAATAAAAGCGGGACACGTTTGCTAGGCTTCTTTTCcttatgatataaaaaaataattaatggtgGGAGTTATTGTCCTGTACTAACTAAGGATTGTAACTTGTTGTAAAGAATCCTAACAACCAACTTGGTGTAACCGTAAGGGCTAAATCGATCGATTGAAGCTCGTTTTTTCTAACCCTAAGACATACTGAAATTACCACTCAACCATATAGCAAGGAAGTGAGTTACGGGTGTGTTTAAGTGTATACTGTGTTTGCAAGTTGGAGTTACTAGGTATGTTAAACTGAAACATATGGGtctcattattttattctgtTTTATTCTGTTTTGAAAtgtaattactttttaatattatatgttgaGTTGTCTCCTTCGAAATAGCGGTCCTCATGTGGTGTAAAGTGAATTAAGTATTGCGATTGCTTTAGCATTGCTTTATTACTTGAGCTATATGTGGTTGTATACACTATGTCTGCTTGCTGTCATAAGAAAGTgattttaaagttatttttttattttcttttatgcagaATGTCTAGTGttgtgaatatgagatttAACTATAGATGGCAATTACATCCAAAGATTGATTATCTAGATGGTGATATTGATATACTATATGATTTTGATTCTGACTTCCTGTGTTATGAACATATTAAGGATAGATATAGGAATTTGCTTGGGTATGCAAATGTGGAACGTATTTTTGTACTTGAACCTGCAAAAGAAATGGAAGATGGATTGTATTTA
The nucleotide sequence above comes from Ricinus communis isolate WT05 ecotype wild-type chromosome 6, ASM1957865v1, whole genome shotgun sequence. Encoded proteins:
- the LOC8261130 gene encoding uncharacterized protein LOC8261130 — encoded protein: MVLFSAILSCFVPSSSSRVSDDAEACSGSSMKVSNNEKPRSKSRSSSAPIIVSYFPMNSYMSRL